GTGTGAGATTATCCTGGGCTTCCCAGCTCCAGGTAGCCTATGAAAAGCACAAAAACGGCCTCCTTGGATCAGGCATGCCCCCTGTGAAGCTGGGCTGTGGGATCACTCCTGCCTTGGAAAGCTGGTGGGTAGGAACCTTCATGGCTGCCTATGTGCCTGGGTTCATGCCCACCCAGCAAAACCAGGAAGGGTCAGCTGCCCTTGGACTCAGAGCCAGAAAGCATCCACAGGGCTCTGTGCCAGGTATTGGAAGGGCCCCACCTATGGGGCATATGTCACTAGATTCAGGATCAGACAGCTGGATGCCCATGTCCCTGAGAGGTTCTATGCCACAGAGTTGCCTGGTGAGGCAGGTGCAGCTTCACCTGCACAGACTAGCGTTCAAGCTCTGGCCCATCTACCTACCAGTTGTGTGATCCACCCCCAGGGGACATTAGGTGATTTCTGGAGACAGCTGTGGTTGTCATACTGAGGACACTCCTGGCATGGAGGAAGTGGAGGCATGGACGATTGTCAGCACCCTGCAGTGCCCAGGACAACTCCAAACATCCATAGTGCTGAGGGGCAAAGATCTGTGTGGGCCTTGGTttttctgtctgtaaaatggacataGCCCTTTTCTTTCTGGACAGTGTAAAGTATAAAGCACTTAGTTGGGTATTCATCCAGGTGTCAGGAAGTTAACAACAGTGGCCGAGAGCCCCAGGGCAGCTTTGGGGAAGTCTGGCCTTTCTGGTCAGCACACATGGTGGGAGAACCTGAGTCTTCTTTCCTGTGCACAGGTTGCCTGAGTGGCTTTCCCAAGTGTCTTACCCAAGGGTTCCCTCTGTGATAAATCATTGACCTGAGCCTTTTTATGTTATAGACTTTGCTGTAGTTGTGTTGACATTTCTCGGTAAAGGAAGACAGCCCTTTACTTTACTAAGCTTGAGCCTGAGATGGCAGATTTAGTTCTCCTTCTAAAGTACCTTACCAGAAGCTAGGCCAAGCCCTCCACCCCTGCCATGTTTCTGTATTAAtctaacagttttattgagatacaagTCATATACATATAATGCACCCCCttgaagtgtacaattcagtgtttCTAGGACACTCATAGAGTTGTGCAACTACCACTACATTCTAATTTGGaacacttgggcggcgcctgtggctcagtcggtagggcgccagccccatataccgagggtggcgggttctaaacctggccctggccaaactgcaaccaaaaaatggctgggcgttgtggcgggcgcctgtagtaccagctactcagggggctgaggcaagagaatcgcttaagcccaggagttggaggttgctatgagctgtgtgaggccacggcactctaccgagggccataaagtgagactctgtctctaaaaaaaaaaaaaaaatttggaacacTATCATTCCCCCTAAAAGCAGCCCTGTCCCCATCAGCAGtcactccccagcccctggcacccaAGGACCCATTCCGTCTCTGTGGATCtacctgttctggacatttcatataaatcgAATCTCATGCTGTGTGTCCTTCTGTGTCAGGCTTCTCTTCCTGAACATTTTCTCATGGTCCATCCACCTGTGTCAGAGTTACGACGATTGTGTGGGTGGGCTAGGTTGGGTTTGTACATTCACCCCTCAGTGGACACTTGGGCTATTTCTCcacttggctgttgtgaattgtgctgctgtggACCTGGGTGGGCAAGTCTTTATGGACACGTGTGTCCCTTTCTCTCAGGTAGATCCTTGGGGTAGGACTGCTGGGTCAGAAGGTGTCTCTGATTAACCCCTTGAGGAACTTGCCACAGTAGCTGCACCATGTTACATCCtgccagctatgtgggaggctctGACTTATCCATATCCTGGCCCACACTGCCGTCACCACTTTTCTTGATAATGGCCATCCTAGTGCAGATGAAGAGGTCCCATCCGTCCTTCACAGGGTTTCTCCTATGAACAGTGCACACAGTGCCCAGCTGCTTTGTCTGTGTCTGTGCTGCTCCAAGTCTACCTTCTACACCCAGGGAGACAGCAgggcctcagtgggcaggagagaTGACCCAGAAGCTGCAGAGACAAGAAGGCTCAGGGTGCCTTGGGGAGGGACCTGCACTTTGTTCCCATCTGTCATTCCTGTGGACATCAGAGTAgccttttattgttttctcttgtgtgaggcTCCTATTGATGCCATACACTAAGGGGCTGAACACAACATTTGTCACCTCAGAAATCTGACCTGAGCTAATGTCAGGGTGTGGCAAGGCTGGTAGCTGGTAGAGGCTCCAGGGGAGGACCTACCTCCCCCCTTTTCCAACATCTGGAGGCCACCCACTTTCTtctgaaggagggagaaggggcctttccttccccttcagaGCCAGCAGCACAGCATCTTCtagtctctctgtctctgaccCTCCTGTCTCCTTGCATGCTGAGGTGACACTGGACCTTCTGGGTAATCCAGGATGACCTCCTATCTCAAGGTCCTTACCTTaccttatttttcttccaaagagTTGATGCTGCAGCGTTTCTCCCTCTCTGCAGTGAgaacatttgttttttctttttctttttttggagatagtctcactctgtcccctcagGCTGCtcgagtgccatagtgtcagcctagctcatggcagtctcaaactctgaggttcaagtgatcctcctctctcagcctcttgagtagctgagactatagacagtctccacaacacctggctaatttttctatttttttaaaatagaaatggagtctttctcttattcaggctggtctcaaactctctagctcaagggatcctcccacctcagcctcccagactgttagaattacaggcatgagccactacgctcAGCACACTGAACATTTggatctagaccagtggttctcaaccatcctaatgctgcgaatctttaatacagttcctgtgggtcacaacccacaggttgagaaccgctgatctagaccATTCCTGGCCATCCTGGTAGCCAGTTTCAAACAGCTGAACTCTAGAACTTTCTCTATGTGGGGACAGAGTCTTCATCTAtcacccaggccagagtacaATGGTGCagttagctcactgcagcctctagtTCCTGGGCTGAAGCCGGCTCCTCTTCTTGGCTTCACAGGCAACCTCTAAAATAtccacttaatttttctattttttatagagatggggtctggctatgtCACTCTGGCTGGTCGAGAagtcctggccttaagtgatacTCCCATTTTGGTCTCACAAAGTGTCTGGGATcaggtggtgcccatggctcaatgAGCAaggcactggcaccatataccaagggtggcgggttcaaacccggccccagccaaactgctaaaaaaaaaatagccaggtgttgtgggtgggcacctgtagtcccagctatttggaagggagaggcaagaaaatcacctaaacccagaactggaggttgctatgagctgtgtgacaccatggcactctaccgagggccataaaatgagactgtctctacaaaaaaaaaaaaaaaaagaaagaaagaaagaaaaagtgactgggatcataggcatgagccaccacacctaggcCTCTAGAACTTTCTAGTGTTAAATTTGTGTTGATTTAAGTCCCTAATTTGTGACAGGTTGTTACAGCACCCATAGGAGACTTATCctacccaatttttttttcatcccaCCCAATTCTAGGTTTAGAGAAATAGGGGGAAGAAAATAGTGGAATTTATTATAACATTGTAAATGGTTATGTATTATCATTGGGGGTGGGTGTTCTGGAGCCCTGCACGGCAGTACTGCAGGGCTTCGGGGTGGGGCGCAGGCACTGCAGCTTCTGCCCCTCCAAGACTTCCCCTTCTGTCACTTCTTTTTCTAGGCCCTCACCCCTCTGTCACAGCCAAAGGCATACCCTGGCAGCAGCAGGTGAATCCAGTGTCCACACTGGGCCTGCCAATGGAGAACAAAGCACAGAGTCAGTAGGCCATCACCCTAACAGTGATAATGATGAGGGCAGTGACACAGGGACCCCATTGTGAATGTAAGCCAGGTACACATGCACTGTGAGATTCACTTCCCACTGTAGGGTGGAGTCAAACACTGTGTCACTGTCACTGCTCTGCACTTGAGGAGTCTCAGGGAGAGGCTGGCAGGAGACATAAGGCCCCACCCAGAGCCCCAGCAGGTGGCTGCTGAGCCACAAGGCTTAGAGGCACTGATGGagaacttgttttattttgttttgttcttttaagagacaggatctcgcttttaagagacagtgtcgcttaggctggagttcagtggcatcatcacagctcactacagcttcatactccagggctcaagtgatcctcctgcttcaggctccctAAGTGCTGGGGTGACAAAcagtgccaccacgcctggctggaTTCTTTGTTTAGATGATGTACTGTGGAGAATAGCATaacccccaaaattcatgtccaTCTATAACTTCCCTGAGTGACCTTATTTAGAagtgaggtctttttttttttttttttgagacagagtctcaagctgttgccctgggtagagtgcggtggcatcacagctcacagcaacctcaaacccttgggcttaagtgattctcttgcctcccaagtagctgggactataggtgtccgccacaacacccggctatttttttgttgcagttgtcattggccaaggccgagttcgaacccaccctcAGTGTATctggcaggcgccctacccactaagctatgggcgctgccctagAAGtgaggtctttgcagatgtaattaagtgaAGATGAGGTCATACTAGGTTAGGGGCTGTAACATAATATCTGGTGATTTGGACATGGTCACATGGGGGAAGACATAGAAACAACAGAACATCAtcctctcatagttctggaggtaGAAATCCAATTTCAAGGTTGAGGTGTAGGCCAGACTGGATCCTTCTAAGGCAGggttttttagtctttttttatctcatggcacacgtgaacctatatttaaacttccatagcacacttaaattccATTGttcaaaaaaaaggtaagaaaaagaatatactttcagtgctttgaacttctttcaaaaataattttaatttttttcttttctttttttttttttgagacagagtttcacagtgtcgctctgggtagagtaccatggcatcacacttcacagcaacctcaaactcttgagcttaagcaattctcttgcctcagcttcccaactagctgggactataggtgctggccacaatgcccggctattttttctctgttgttgtttttgttgtttagcatgcccaggccaagttcgaacttgccagccctggtgaatgtggctggcaccctaaacactgagctacgagcgccaaGCCTAATTAatgattctttaaatttttcccagcacacctaagatcttttcatggcacaccagttgaaaattgcAGCTCTAAGGTCATGAGGGAGAATCTGTCCCAGTCTTCTCCCAGCTTCTGGAGGTTGCTGGCCATCCTGTGCATTCTGTGGCTTCCAGACACATCACTCTGATCTCTGCCACCATCTTCCTAGGgttgtctccctctgtctcttatAAGGTTACTTGTCACTGGATTTAGGACCCACACAGATAATCCAGGGTGACCTCATCCCAACCTTagatcacattcacaggttccaatCATCAGGACATGGACATTCCTTGGTAGACGGCACAGTTCAGCCTGCTGCAATCACTTGTAACCACTGTGGGTATCTTATTATGCTCGGAGGATCCAGGTCAGACTTCAGAGGAGCAACTTGGCCACTCTGGGTCATTTAGCGCCCTGGCTATTGGCATCTTCTCCTCTGAGGCATTCGGGCCATGCCAcaaggagattttattttatccacTGAGAAACTGACATCATTtttggtgaaaaaaaatttttttttttttggtgacagagtctcactgtgtcgccctgggtagagtgccgtgatatcacagctcaccacaacatcaaactcgtgggctttacgtgattctctcacctcagctgcccaagtagctgggactacaggtgcccgccacaacacccggccatttttctttcttctgttttttttttttttgcagttttggccagggccaggcttgaaccctccacccccgatatatggggccagtgccctactccttgagccataggtaccgcctaatacccggctattttttgttgttgttgtttggcagccccaggctagattcaaacctgccagctccgttgtatgtggctgatacCCTAGCTgatgagctataggtgccaagccattttTGGTGAAATTCTTTAAAACTAgcgaggcatggtggctcatgtctgtaatcctagccctttgggaggtcgaggcaagaggactacttgagttcaggagtttgagaccatcctgagcaagagttagaccctgtctccactaaaaatagaaaaactagggcagcgcctgtggctcagtgagtagggcgccggccccatatgccgagggtggcgggttcggacccagccccggccaaactgcaacagaaaaatagccgggcgttgtggtgggcgcctgtagtcccagctgctcgggaggctgaggcaagagaatcgcgtaagcccaagagttagaggttgctgtgagccgtgtgacgccacggcactctacccgagggccgtacagtgagactctgtctctacaaaaaaaaaaaagaaaaactagctaggcattatggcagacgcctgtagtcccagctactcaggagactgaggcaagaggatcacttgagcccaagagtttgagctttctgtgagctatgatgcaacccAGGCACtcttacccaaggtgacagagtgagactatatcaaaaaaaaaaaaaaaaaaaaagattctttaaaaCTGAAAGTCTTAGGGAATATTCTAAATCCAGCCCATTTGTGCCTCTAGAACCAAGTTTCCAGGAAAACCTGTTACCTGGGGCAGATCCTAATTATTCGCCTCTCTGTATTTAGATCTCCAAGAAGAGCTTCAGGGCTTGGTGAGATTTCCAGGGCCTCTTGGGAACTAGCCTTGCAGGATCTCTCAGAGGAAACATTCTGAGAGTCAGTAGGCACTGCCAAGATGTCCAACCCCTTCCTAAAACAAGTCTTCAATAAGGACAAGACTTTCCGCCCCAAGCGCAAGTTTGAGCCGGGTACCCAGCGCTTCGAGCTACACAAGAAGGCCCAGGCATCACTGAACTCAGGGCTGGACCTGAGGCTTGCCGTGCAACTGCCCCCAGGTGAGGACCTCAATGACTGGGTGGCCGTGCACGTAGTGGACTTCTTCAACCGTGTCAACCTCATCTACGGCACCATCAGTGATGGCTGCACGGAGGAGTCCTGCCCCATCATGTCAGGGGGCCCCAGGTATGAGTACCGCTGGCAAGACGAGCACAGATTTCGGAAGCCCACAGCGCTGTCTGCCCCCAAG
This region of Nycticebus coucang isolate mNycCou1 chromosome 2, mNycCou1.pri, whole genome shotgun sequence genomic DNA includes:
- the MOB3A gene encoding MOB kinase activator 3A, translated to MSNPFLKQVFNKDKTFRPKRKFEPGTQRFELHKKAQASLNSGLDLRLAVQLPPGEDLNDWVAVHVVDFFNRVNLIYGTISDGCTEESCPIMSGGPRYEYRWQDEHRFRKPTALSAPKYMDLLMDWIEVQINNEDLFPTNVGTPFPKNFLQAVRKILSRLFRVFVHVYIHHFDRIAQMGSEAHVNTCYKHFYYFVKEFGLIDTKELEPLKEMTARMCH